One part of the Francisella adeliensis genome encodes these proteins:
- the uvrB gene encoding excinuclease ABC subunit UvrB, which translates to MPQNKFNLVTKYSPAGDQPEAIKSLVVGLNNNLQHQVLLGVTGSGKTYTMANVINQTQKPCLIVAHNKTLAAQLYSEMKQYFPDNAVEYFVSYYDYYQPEAYVAASDTYIEKDSSVNEHIEQMRLSATKGLLERKDVIIVATVSAIYGLGDPEQYMQMILHLKVGETLDMKQAQNKLVEMQYSRNDMDFSRGSFRVRGEVLDIFPADSEKDAIRVEFFDDEIEAVSTIDSLTSKKIKKLHRATIFPSTHYVASKERKGEVIEKIKVELKERIKHFEEEGKLLEAQRIEQRTKYDIEMIQELGYCTGIENYSRLLSGRNPGDPPPTLLDYLPENALVIVDESHATLPQFGGMYKGDRSRKTNLVEYGFRLPSALDNRPLKFEEFEKILPQTLYVSATPANYELDKSQNTVEQIIRPTGLLDPEVFVRPVAIQVEDALSEINKSIAKGERILITTLTKKMAENLTEYLSEYGVNVRYLHSDIDTVERVQIIHDLRKGVFDVLVGINLLREGLDMPEVGVLLIFDADKEGFLRSEKALIQTIGRVARNEKGRAILYADVITKSMKKAMDETARRRQLQDEFNQANGITPKTIVKNIDDMLDSSPEMQKREYKNNSRIKVDEIDVSAILGSSEATKVIRALEKRMRAHAKELEFEQATHIRDKILEIKQKFLEL; encoded by the coding sequence ATGCCACAAAACAAATTCAATCTAGTAACAAAATACTCTCCAGCTGGTGATCAACCGGAAGCTATAAAATCTTTAGTGGTTGGTCTAAATAATAACCTTCAACATCAAGTACTACTTGGTGTTACTGGTTCTGGTAAAACTTATACAATGGCTAATGTGATAAATCAAACACAAAAGCCATGCTTAATTGTAGCTCATAATAAAACTTTAGCAGCTCAACTGTATTCAGAGATGAAACAATACTTTCCAGATAATGCTGTAGAATATTTTGTATCTTACTACGACTACTATCAGCCAGAGGCTTATGTGGCGGCATCTGATACTTATATTGAAAAAGACTCATCAGTAAATGAGCATATCGAACAAATGCGACTTTCAGCAACCAAAGGGTTACTTGAAAGAAAGGATGTAATTATAGTCGCAACGGTTTCAGCTATCTATGGTCTAGGTGACCCTGAGCAATATATGCAAATGATTCTCCATCTTAAAGTTGGCGAAACTTTAGATATGAAGCAAGCCCAGAACAAGCTTGTTGAGATGCAATACTCAAGAAATGATATGGATTTTTCTCGTGGTAGCTTTCGTGTGCGTGGAGAGGTGCTTGATATTTTCCCAGCAGATTCAGAAAAAGATGCCATACGAGTAGAATTTTTTGATGATGAGATTGAAGCTGTAAGTACTATTGATTCTCTTACCTCTAAGAAAATAAAAAAACTCCATCGAGCAACTATATTCCCATCAACTCACTATGTAGCATCAAAAGAGCGAAAAGGTGAAGTGATCGAAAAAATAAAGGTTGAACTTAAAGAACGAATTAAGCACTTTGAAGAAGAAGGCAAACTCCTTGAAGCTCAAAGAATAGAGCAACGCACAAAGTACGATATTGAAATGATACAAGAGCTTGGTTATTGTACAGGTATTGAAAATTATTCAAGACTACTATCTGGGCGTAATCCGGGTGATCCACCACCAACATTGCTTGATTATCTTCCTGAGAATGCTTTAGTTATCGTTGATGAATCTCATGCAACACTACCACAATTTGGCGGTATGTATAAAGGTGATAGATCACGCAAGACAAATCTTGTAGAGTATGGATTTAGATTGCCATCTGCACTAGATAATCGACCTTTAAAATTTGAGGAGTTTGAAAAAATATTACCTCAAACACTATATGTATCAGCAACACCAGCTAATTATGAGCTTGATAAATCTCAAAACACGGTTGAACAAATTATACGACCAACAGGTCTTTTAGATCCTGAAGTTTTTGTAAGACCTGTAGCTATACAAGTTGAAGATGCTCTTTCTGAGATAAATAAATCTATAGCTAAAGGTGAAAGAATACTAATCACAACACTTACTAAGAAAATGGCTGAAAACCTTACAGAATATTTATCTGAATATGGTGTAAATGTAAGGTATTTACATTCGGATATTGATACTGTTGAGAGAGTGCAGATTATCCATGATTTGCGTAAGGGTGTATTTGATGTGTTAGTAGGTATTAACCTTTTACGAGAAGGTTTGGATATGCCAGAGGTTGGTGTACTTTTGATATTTGATGCAGATAAGGAAGGATTTTTGCGCTCTGAGAAAGCTCTTATTCAAACCATAGGTAGAGTAGCTCGTAATGAAAAAGGGCGAGCGATATTATATGCAGATGTCATTACAAAATCTATGAAAAAAGCTATGGATGAAACAGCTCGTCGCCGACAGTTGCAAGATGAGTTTAATCAAGCTAACGGTATAACGCCAAAAACTATTGTTAAAAATATAGATGATATGCTTGATAGTTCTCCTGAAATGCAGAAACGAGAGTACAAAAACAACTCTAGAATAAAGGTTGATGAAATTGATGTTTCAGCTATACTAGGTAGTAGTGAAGCAACTAAAGTTATTAGAGCCTTAGAAAAGCGAATGAGAGCTCATGCAAAAGAGTTAGAGTTTGAGCAAGCTACACATATTAGAGACAAAATTTTGGAAATTAAACAGAAATTCTTAGAGTTATAA
- a CDS encoding nuclease-related domain-containing protein encodes MAIETKLKKDRLFLRFTIARLKNYFYRAKKSLYASIILCGLIVGVDLYLGNIEFVTQSVEVGFTLAFILFVFFFLITKDDNPVDIIISGAEGETTVLTELKKLSNEFVLFNRIVLPDQKSSVGERELDFIAISKKSIYIVEVKNNRGFIKVENMADKWQVEKTTQNKKVYAKTIKNPIRQTFAQKKVLQTFLYNQKIYIKGIPVVTIVIFANDQAELSDNFIADDANQAVLELETLLPFIEAKEQYLESMPTRSRRKIIRKLDKK; translated from the coding sequence ATGGCAATTGAAACTAAATTAAAAAAAGATAGGTTATTTTTACGCTTTACAATAGCTAGGCTAAAAAATTACTTTTATAGGGCTAAAAAAAGTCTATATGCCTCTATAATTCTTTGTGGCTTAATCGTAGGTGTTGACTTATATCTAGGCAATATTGAATTTGTAACTCAATCAGTAGAAGTTGGCTTTACTTTAGCCTTTATTTTATTCGTGTTTTTCTTTTTAATTACAAAAGATGATAATCCTGTAGATATTATAATATCTGGTGCAGAAGGTGAAACTACTGTTCTAACAGAGCTAAAGAAGCTAAGTAATGAATTTGTTCTTTTTAATAGAATAGTGCTACCAGATCAAAAATCTAGCGTTGGTGAAAGAGAGTTAGATTTTATAGCTATATCAAAAAAGAGTATCTACATAGTAGAGGTTAAAAACAATCGTGGCTTTATTAAAGTTGAAAATATGGCTGACAAATGGCAGGTAGAAAAAACCACTCAAAATAAAAAGGTTTATGCTAAAACTATTAAAAACCCAATCAGACAAACTTTCGCACAAAAAAAAGTGCTACAGACTTTTCTTTATAATCAAAAGATATATATAAAGGGGATCCCCGTAGTTACTATAGTTATATTTGCAAATGATCAAGCCGAATTAAGTGATAACTTTATCGCAGATGATGCAAACCAAGCTGTTTTAGAACTTGAGACTTTACTGCCTTTCATTGAGGCTAAAGAGCAGTATCTTGAATCAATGCCTACGCGTTCTCGTCGTAAAATAATTAGAAAACTAGATAAAAAATAA
- the murI gene encoding glutamate racemase: MSDSRAIGVFDSGVGGLTVVKNIMEQLPNENIVYFGDIARIPYGTKSKETIQKFAAQTANFLVQYDVKVIIIACNTISALAKNIVRNIAKDIPVIDVISVAVKSVKNLKNIGVLATPATINSNAYTQNIQLQNPTSEIYPQACGLFVSMIEEGFVSGEIVRIIAKEYLANFNGQKLDCMILGCTHYPIIKETLADILIDIELIDPSYLATIELKKMLLDYDISNSSANIGVYKFFVTDIPHKFKSIGEMFLDTKMDYLKIVDIDNFL; the protein is encoded by the coding sequence ATGTCTGATTCTCGAGCAATTGGTGTATTTGACTCAGGTGTCGGTGGACTTACCGTAGTTAAAAATATCATGGAGCAACTGCCCAATGAAAATATAGTTTACTTTGGAGATATTGCTAGAATTCCTTACGGAACTAAATCGAAAGAAACAATTCAAAAATTTGCAGCTCAAACAGCAAATTTCTTAGTTCAATATGATGTAAAAGTTATCATAATAGCTTGTAATACAATCTCTGCTTTAGCAAAAAATATTGTTAGAAATATAGCAAAAGATATTCCTGTAATAGATGTGATTAGTGTAGCTGTAAAGTCAGTGAAAAACCTTAAAAACATAGGTGTGCTTGCAACTCCAGCAACTATAAATAGCAACGCTTATACTCAAAATATACAACTGCAAAACCCAACATCTGAAATTTATCCTCAAGCTTGTGGGCTGTTTGTTTCGATGATAGAAGAAGGTTTCGTATCAGGTGAAATAGTTAGGATAATAGCAAAAGAATACTTAGCTAATTTCAATGGTCAAAAGCTTGATTGTATGATTTTAGGTTGTACACATTATCCTATTATCAAAGAAACTCTTGCTGATATACTTATCGATATTGAGCTTATAGACCCATCTTATTTAGCAACTATTGAACTAAAAAAAATGCTGCTAGATTATGATATATCAAACTCTTCTGCAAATATTGGAGTATATAAATTTTTCGTAACAGACATTCCTCATAAATTCAAATCAATAGGTGAAATGTTTTTAGATACCAAAATGGACTACCTAAAAATTGTTGATATAGATAATTTCTTATAG
- a CDS encoding MFS transporter, translated as MYDKNSRNVILLAGIGAVLEFYDFVLYIIFSKEISATFFAGITNPTIKTFLTVLIFSIAYLVRPFAGTILGIVGDLIGRKRLLLFTILLMGTCSLCMGLMPGYAQWGLFASFAFVLLRILQGVALGGELPGAYVIVYESVKGKIGFACAILFTFVTCGFLFSDIVGFALQYAFGDYAWRAGFIIGGLLGFIGYYIRRNLHETPQFKNIDQQKRHSFSSLISTYGLNLFAGICMVVIVAFGGVMLTLYIHKFVEGVLTGYNSGQISLILTPSVFILTCFSFIYGYFSDKFGIAKMFKLGTILVMLGSFPAFYFMSCFGSVISVVISSIGIMLCYALVACTFIFLLCDLFPTDVRLSGVGLSYNLAFAIVGGVAPLVSTTIITMTDYHFLGPAIVGVICGLVGLIGIIIYHKKGGYHKENKDMIVKL; from the coding sequence ATGTACGATAAGAATAGTAGAAATGTAATCCTTTTAGCAGGTATTGGGGCAGTATTAGAATTTTATGATTTTGTGTTGTATATAATCTTCTCAAAAGAGATATCTGCAACTTTCTTTGCCGGTATAACAAACCCAACTATTAAAACCTTCCTTACAGTCTTAATTTTCTCTATAGCATATTTGGTTAGACCTTTTGCAGGTACCATACTTGGTATTGTGGGAGACTTAATCGGTAGAAAACGCTTACTACTTTTCACTATACTTCTAATGGGTACTTGCTCTCTATGTATGGGGTTAATGCCAGGTTATGCTCAATGGGGGTTATTTGCAAGTTTTGCATTTGTACTATTACGAATATTACAAGGAGTTGCATTAGGTGGCGAGCTTCCTGGAGCTTATGTAATAGTGTATGAATCTGTTAAAGGTAAAATTGGATTTGCCTGTGCAATACTTTTCACATTTGTAACTTGTGGTTTTTTATTCTCAGACATAGTTGGCTTTGCTTTACAATACGCATTTGGTGATTATGCTTGGAGAGCAGGTTTTATAATTGGTGGTTTACTAGGTTTTATTGGGTACTACATCAGAAGAAATTTACATGAAACACCTCAATTTAAGAATATTGATCAGCAAAAAAGACATTCCTTTAGTTCATTAATATCTACTTATGGCCTTAATCTATTTGCTGGTATTTGTATGGTTGTTATTGTTGCTTTTGGTGGCGTTATGCTTACGCTATATATTCATAAGTTTGTTGAGGGTGTATTGACTGGTTATAACTCTGGGCAAATATCATTGATACTTACACCAAGTGTGTTTATTCTAACCTGTTTTTCTTTCATCTACGGGTATTTTTCAGATAAATTTGGTATCGCTAAAATGTTTAAACTAGGAACAATACTAGTGATGCTAGGCTCTTTTCCTGCTTTTTATTTTATGAGTTGTTTTGGTAGTGTGATATCAGTAGTTATATCATCAATAGGTATTATGCTATGTTATGCACTTGTAGCTTGTACATTTATATTTTTACTTTGTGATTTATTTCCTACAGATGTTAGGCTTTCTGGAGTTGGATTAAGTTATAACCTAGCTTTTGCAATAGTAGGTGGTGTAGCTCCACTAGTAAGTACAACTATTATTACTATGACAGATTATCACTTTTTGGGTCCGGCTATTGTTGGGGTTATATGTGGTCTTGTAGGGCTGATTGGAATTATTATTTACCATAAAAAAGGTGGATACCATAAAGAGAATAAAGATATGATTGTTAAGTTATAG
- a CDS encoding LysR family transcriptional regulator, with translation MKAIRKDIIEATRYFSKLVELGSYSAVKSYYDIQINTVKNKIELLEDYLDLKLTKPENNRILPTEEGLKFYHSCKEQLKGLENAIINVKDNGFEQRESFKILGTPLFLRMLINNALSDIRQISNKPLNIYLNSYLNRDLNGREYNLDSYSIIEIYENDLQYVDLDRWIICYSVDDLIIPAHIYGKKDFVEQFHNSPKELLKANMIYHDYDFNLKKVKFLKDGSLHKLNRDNVVYIANTDSQKIPVLMNDNVLTIMSEYCYETLISDFSNIKKVDGFEIDYPVESHMILVNRSSPYKRQLIDIVRSGVKGIRMKYDKSFKG, from the coding sequence ATGAAAGCTATAAGAAAAGATATTATTGAAGCAACTCGTTATTTTAGTAAATTAGTCGAGCTTGGCTCATATAGTGCGGTCAAATCTTATTATGATATTCAGATAAATACTGTTAAAAACAAAATAGAACTACTAGAGGATTATCTAGATTTAAAGCTCACAAAGCCTGAAAACAATCGTATCCTTCCAACTGAAGAAGGGTTGAAGTTTTATCATTCATGTAAAGAACAATTAAAAGGTTTAGAAAATGCGATAATAAATGTCAAAGATAATGGTTTTGAACAACGCGAATCATTTAAAATCTTAGGAACACCATTATTTTTACGAATGCTAATTAATAATGCATTATCAGATATTAGGCAAATTTCTAATAAGCCATTAAATATTTATCTTAATAGCTATTTAAATCGTGATCTCAATGGAAGAGAATATAATTTAGACTCGTATAGTATTATTGAAATATATGAAAATGACCTTCAGTATGTAGATTTAGACCGTTGGATTATTTGTTACTCTGTTGATGATTTGATTATTCCTGCACATATTTATGGTAAAAAAGATTTTGTAGAACAATTTCATAATTCACCTAAAGAACTACTAAAAGCTAATATGATTTATCACGACTATGACTTTAATCTTAAAAAAGTTAAGTTCTTAAAAGATGGCTCTCTACACAAACTCAATCGTGATAATGTTGTATACATAGCAAATACAGACTCTCAGAAAATTCCAGTTTTGATGAATGATAATGTTTTAACTATTATGTCAGAATATTGTTATGAAACTCTTATATCAGACTTTAGTAATATTAAAAAAGTTGATGGATTTGAGATTGATTATCCGGTTGAGTCACATATGATTTTAGTAAATAGAAGTTCACCCTATAAAAGACAACTCATTGATATTGTAAGATCAGGAGTAAAAGGCATTAGAATGAAATATGATAAGAGTTTTAAAGGTTAG
- a CDS encoding M20 metallopeptidase family protein, protein MINISKNAIAELSRIRQHIHQYPELGFDVQNTASYIVDELKKLGLEIKEGIGKTGVVADLKVSESFKTIALRADMDALPIHEKNNCDYKSKIEGKAHMCGHDSHCAMVLVTAQQLVANKDKLNVNIRFIFQPSEEVLPGGAPAMIKDGALIGVDQIYGIHVLPTLEEGKMQVCSPVALAGVSLFEITFHGKGGHASTPMLSNDPIIMASSFVTQVQTIVSRNANSFDPIVVSVTAINSGSAFNVIPDQSTLKGAVRYLSSDGQQTAKKRIYDIAEGIAKTYNGSVDIDFVNGYPETRNSDEPVKRSLASMKKTLGEQNAIQSSIPWMASEDFSYFAKEIPACYAFLGVRNENKGFTSMVHEPTFDLSNEAMLNGLNYYINLIEGF, encoded by the coding sequence ATGATTAATATCTCAAAAAACGCTATTGCAGAGCTTTCAAGAATACGACAACATATACACCAGTATCCAGAACTAGGTTTCGATGTTCAAAACACAGCTTCTTATATAGTTGATGAACTTAAAAAATTAGGTTTAGAAATCAAGGAAGGTATTGGTAAAACAGGAGTTGTTGCAGATCTAAAAGTATCTGAATCGTTTAAAACTATAGCTTTAAGAGCTGATATGGATGCTCTACCAATTCATGAAAAAAACAACTGTGATTATAAGTCAAAGATAGAGGGTAAAGCACACATGTGTGGGCATGATTCTCACTGTGCTATGGTGCTTGTTACTGCTCAACAACTAGTTGCTAATAAAGATAAATTAAATGTAAATATTCGTTTTATTTTCCAACCTTCTGAAGAAGTTCTTCCTGGCGGAGCACCTGCGATGATTAAAGATGGTGCTCTAATAGGTGTCGATCAAATATATGGTATTCATGTATTGCCAACCTTAGAAGAAGGCAAGATGCAAGTTTGTTCACCAGTAGCTCTTGCAGGCGTATCTTTATTTGAAATAACCTTTCATGGTAAAGGTGGTCATGCTAGCACACCTATGCTATCTAATGATCCTATAATTATGGCATCATCATTTGTAACACAGGTACAGACAATCGTATCTAGAAATGCTAATAGCTTTGACCCTATAGTTGTGTCTGTAACTGCTATTAATTCAGGTTCTGCTTTTAATGTCATACCTGATCAATCAACACTAAAAGGTGCTGTCAGATATCTTAGTTCTGATGGTCAGCAAACAGCTAAAAAAAGAATTTACGATATAGCAGAAGGTATAGCTAAAACTTATAATGGTTCTGTAGATATTGATTTTGTAAATGGATATCCAGAAACAAGAAACTCCGATGAGCCCGTAAAGCGATCATTAGCCTCAATGAAAAAGACTCTTGGAGAGCAAAATGCTATTCAGTCAAGTATACCTTGGATGGCTTCGGAAGATTTTTCATATTTTGCTAAAGAAATCCCTGCCTGCTATGCTTTTTTAGGTGTTAGAAATGAAAATAAAGGCTTTACTTCAATGGTGCATGAACCGACATTTGATCTATCAAATGAAGCTATGCTAAATGGTTTAAACTATTATATAAACCTTATAGAAGGTTTCTAG